A genome region from Flammeovirga agarivorans includes the following:
- a CDS encoding protoporphyrinogen/coproporphyrinogen oxidase encodes MEDKVYIIGAGVSGLIAAYELEQYGYHPIVIEKSSEVGGRVKTLQENGFVLDVGFQVLLSAYPLAQKYLDMEKLNLRKLASGALIYSNGQAYRIGDPLRNWNILFPTLLSDIGSIYDKLKILQLNLSLKNKSLKDIFSSNEKTTYDYLVDFGFSTKIINRFFKPFFSGIFLEPDLNTSSRMFEFVYKMFGEGHATIPQLGIGEISKQLKGKLKHTEFVYNTEVTEMTNDFITLGSGEKKSHQGVIIASNTPSLINQEEVKWKSCMCIYFEVDQTNIPQETIALIADTEKFANNLYAYRDHSTNKTILSVTSLEIQNHTDQEIIDHVTREVKHYTGASTIKYIKHYRINKALPDRKNLKMTVTEKENRLSENIFIAGDSLLNGSLNAAMESGRNAAIQLINYKKKSLEISQ; translated from the coding sequence ATGGAAGATAAGGTTTACATCATCGGAGCGGGGGTTAGTGGTCTAATTGCAGCATATGAACTAGAACAATATGGCTACCACCCCATAGTTATTGAAAAATCCTCTGAAGTTGGAGGAAGAGTGAAAACTCTCCAGGAAAATGGTTTTGTGTTAGACGTCGGCTTTCAGGTATTACTTAGTGCCTATCCTCTCGCACAGAAGTATTTGGATATGGAAAAACTGAACTTAAGAAAACTAGCATCTGGAGCTCTGATATATTCCAATGGTCAAGCTTATCGTATTGGTGACCCACTAAGAAATTGGAATATACTTTTCCCTACTTTATTGTCTGATATTGGATCTATTTATGACAAACTGAAAATTCTACAACTCAACCTGAGTTTAAAGAATAAATCATTGAAAGATATCTTTAGTTCTAATGAAAAGACAACTTATGATTACCTTGTTGATTTTGGCTTTTCTACAAAAATTATCAATCGATTCTTTAAACCTTTCTTTAGCGGAATATTTTTAGAGCCTGATTTAAATACCTCAAGTAGAATGTTTGAGTTTGTATACAAAATGTTTGGAGAAGGTCATGCAACTATACCTCAACTAGGTATTGGAGAGATAAGTAAACAACTGAAAGGTAAATTGAAACATACCGAGTTCGTTTATAATACAGAAGTGACTGAAATGACAAATGATTTTATTACACTTGGATCTGGTGAGAAGAAATCACATCAAGGTGTAATTATTGCTAGCAACACTCCTTCTCTGATTAATCAAGAAGAAGTAAAGTGGAAATCTTGTATGTGCATATACTTTGAAGTAGATCAAACTAATATCCCTCAGGAAACCATTGCTTTAATTGCCGACACTGAAAAATTTGCCAATAATTTATATGCCTACCGAGATCATAGTACAAATAAGACTATTCTTTCCGTTACTTCATTAGAAATTCAGAATCACACAGATCAAGAAATTATTGATCATGTAACAAGAGAAGTGAAACATTATACTGGAGCATCTACTATAAAATATATAAAGCATTACAGAATAAATAAAGCTCTTCCAGATCGTAAAAACTTAAAAATGACAGTCACTGAAAAAGAAAACAGGTTATCTGAGAATATATTTATTGCAGGTGATTCTCTATTGAACGGTTCATTAAATGCTGCCATGGAATCGGGTAGAAATGCAGCTATACAGCTTATTAATTACAAGAAAAAGTCATTAGAGATAAGTCAATAA